The proteins below come from a single Cervus elaphus chromosome 4, mCerEla1.1, whole genome shotgun sequence genomic window:
- the DLL3 gene encoding delta-like protein 3 gives MVALQMPQLLSSTVILALFFLPQVQPAGVFELQIHSFGPGPGPGAPRSPCKAGGSCHLFFRVCLKPGLSEETAEAPCTLGAALSARGPVYTAQPGAPAPELRLPDGLLRVPFRDAWPGTFSLIIETWREELGGQIGGPAWSLLARVAGRRRLAAGGPWTRDVQRAGAWELRFSYRARCEPPAVGAACARLCRSRGAPLQCDPELRPCAPVEDECEEPPVCRAGCSPEHGFCEQPDECRCLEGWTGPLCTIPVSSSSCISSRGPSSATSGCLVPGPGPCDGNPCANGGSCSETLGSFECTCPRGFYGLRCEVSGVTCADGPCFNGGLCVGGADPDSAYICHCPPGFQGSNCEKRVDRCSLQPCRNGGLCLDLGHALRCRCRAGFAGPRCEHDLEDCTGHTCANGGTCLEGGGARRCSCALGFGGRDCRERADPCAARPCAHGGRCYAHFSGLVCACAPGYMGARCEFPVHPDGAGALPAAQPGLRQGDPQRFLLPPALGLLVAAGLAGAALLLVHVRRRGPSRDTGPRLLAGTPEPSVHALPDALNNVRTQEGPGDGPSPSSDWNHPEDGDARSIYVISAPSIYAREA, from the exons ATGGTCGCCCTGCAGATGCCCCAGCTCCTCTCCTCGACGGTGATCCTGGCGCTCTTTTTCCTTCCCCAG GTACAGCCGGCCGGCGTCTTCGAGCTGCAGATCCACTCTTTCGGGCCGGGACCAGGTCCGGGCGCCCCGCGGTCCCCCTGCAAGGCCGGGGGCTCCTGCCATCTCTTCTTCAGGGTCTGCCTGAAGCCAGGGCTCTCCGAGGAGACCGCCGAGGCTCCGTGCACCCTGGGCGCGGCGCTGAGTGCGCGCGGACCGGTCTACACTGCGCAACCTGGAGCTCCAGCGCCCGAACTGCGGCTGCCTGACGGCCTCCTGCGCGTGCCCTTCCGGGACGCCTGGCCG GGCACCTTCTCTCTCATCATCGAAACCTGGAGAGAGGAGTTAGGTGGACAGATTGGAG GTCCCGCCTGGAGCCTGCTGGCGCGCGTGGCGGGCCGGCGTCGCCTGGCGGCCGGCGGCCCATGGACCCGGGACGTGCAGCGCGCAGGCGCCTGGGAGCTGCGCTTCTCCTACCGTGCGCGCTGCGAGCCGCCGGCCGTCGGAGCTGCGTGCGCGCGCCTCTGCCGCTCGCGTGGCGCCCCCTTGCAATGTGACCCGGAACTGCGCCCCTGCGCGCCAGTTGAGGACGAGTGCGAGGAACCGC CGGTGTGTCGAGCAGGCTGCAGCCCAGAGCACGGCTTCTGTGAGCAGCCGGATGAGTGTCGATGCCTGGAGGGCTGGACTGGGCCCCTCTGCACGATCCCTGTCTCCAGCAGCAGCTGCATCAGCTCCAGGGGCCCATCATCTGCCACCTCTGGATGCCTCGTACCTGGGCCTGGGCCCTGTGATGGGAACCCGTGCGCCAATGGGGGCAGCTGTAGC GAGACCCTGGGGTCCTTCGAATGCACCTGTCCCCGAGGGTTCTATGGGTTGCGGTGTGAGGTGAGCGGGGTGACATGTGCGGACGGACCTTGTTTCAACGGTGGCTTGTGTGTGGGAGGCGCAGACCCTGACTCGGCCTATATCTGCCACTGCCCGCCCGGGTTCCAAGGCTCCAACTGTGAGAAGAGGGTGGACCGGTGCAGCCTGCAGCCATGTCGGAATG GCGGACTCTGCTTGGATCTGGGCCACGCCCTCCGCTGCCGCTGCCGCGCCGGCTTCGCGGGGCCGCGCTGCGAGCACGACCTGGAAGACTGCACCGGCCACACCTGCGCCAACGGCGGCACCTGCCTGGAGGGCGGCGGCGCGCGCCGCTGCTCCTGCGCGCTGGGCTTCGGCGGCCGCGACTGTCGGGAGCGCGCCGACCCGTGTGCCGCGCGCCCCTGCGCCCACGGCGGCCGCTGCTACGCGCACTTCTCCGGCCTCGTCTGCGCCTGCGCGCCGGGCTACATGGGCGCGCGGTGCGAGTTCCCGGTTCACCCCGACGGCGCGGGCGCATTGCCCGCGGCCCAGCCCGGCCTGAGACAGGGGGACCCACAGCGCTTCCTTTTGCCGCCGGCTTTAGGACTGCTGGTGGCCGCGGGCTTGGCCGGCGCTGCGCTCTTGCTGGTCCACGTGCGACGCCGTGGCCCAAGCCGGGATACTGGGCCTCGCTTGTTGGCGGGGACCCCGGAGCCGTCGGTCCACGCGCTCCCTGATGCACTCAACAACGTGAGGACGCAGGAAGGTCCCGGGGACGGCCCGAG CCCGTCCTCAGACTGGAATCACCCTGAAGATGGAGACGCTCGTTCGATTTACGTCATATCTGCTCCTTCCATCTATGCTCGGGAG GCTTGA
- the SELENOV gene encoding selenoprotein V, with translation MNNQPRTPAPTPVRASTPVRGSTLRKTSIQVRTPTPGPNSGPTRITTLVRTPALIRTLTPIRTPTPARTPTPVPPSTPVRTQTPIPPSTPVRTPTPARTPTPVPPSTPLRPPTPVRLPTPVRPPTPIGTPTLIRFPTPVQIPTPDPIPTLIPSRVLISALESLPDSTLPSGPPLELEPTLTVSPAKNLEPTPRVKQVSSAANGFPPIQEPLPALTPLATDLRSPSRGSPLRTDPSATKLIAASSGHVPGTPILGAIQAILPVPALASISGSLKAENKIMIRVVYCGLUSYSLRYILLRKSLEQQFPNSLIFEEEISAQATGEFEVFVDGKLVHSKKNGDGFVDEAKLQTIVNLLNEEFKKRVAGN, from the exons ATGAACAACCAGCCGCGGACCCCAGCCCCTACCCCGGTCCGGGCCTCGACTCCGGTCCGGGGTTCGACCCTGCGCAAGACCTCCATCCAGGTTCGGACTCCGACTCCGGGCCCGAACTCGGGCCCGACCCGGATCACGACTCTGGTCCGGACGCCGGCTCTCATCCGGACCCTGACCCCCATCCGGACCCCAACTCCGGCCCGGACCCCAACTCCGGTCCCGCCCTCAACTCCGGTCCGGACCCAAACTCCGATCCCGCCCTCAACTCCGGTCCGGACCCCAACTCCGGCCCGGACCCCAACTCCTGTCCCACCCTCGACTCCGCTCCGGCCCCCGACTCCTGTCCGGCTCCCGACTCCCGTCCGGCCCCCGACACCGATCGGGACCCCAACACTGATCCGGTTTCCGACTCCGGTCCAGATCCCAACTCCGGACCCCATCCCAACCCTGATCCCATCTCGGGTCCTGATTTCTGCCTTGGAATCCCTCCCCGACTCGACTCTGCCTTCGGGCCCGCCCCTGGAACTTGAACCCACGCTCACTGTGTCACCTGCCAAGAACCTTGAGCCAACCCCGAGGGTGAAGCAGGTTTCATCAGCCGCCAATGGATTTCCTCCCATCCAAGAGCCCCTTCCTGCTCTTACTCCACTGGCCACCGACTTGCGGTCCCCATCCCGCGGGTCCCCTCTGAGGACAGACCCATCGGCCACCAAGTTGATAGCTGCTTCTTCTGGACATGTCCCAGGGACGCCCATCCTAGGGGCCATCCAGGCCATCTTACCGGTTCCTGCATTAGCCTCCATCAGTGGGAGCCTCAAAGCGGAAAACAAGATCATGATTCGAGTGGTCTACTG TGGCCTCTGAAGCTACAGCCTGCGG TACATCCTACTGAGAAAGAGTCTGGAGCAGCAATTTCCAAACTCTCTAATCTTC gaggaggaaatatcTGCCCAGGCTACAGGGGAGTTTGAAGTGTTTGTGGATGGGAAACTGGTACATTCAAAGAAG AATGGAGATGGCTTTGTGGATGAGGCCAAGCTACAGACAATTGTGAACCTGCTCAATGAGGAGTTCAAGAAAAGGGTAGCAGGCAACTAG
- the LOC122692007 gene encoding EP300-interacting inhibitor of differentiation 2: protein MSELPADKGVPPAGAVNDNGDVRQAEVGGRRPEPAPAQPVEARDRPMAAAGEGPMASPGEGPVPEAREGPMAASREGLGAAAREARMAEVARLLAEPAEEEGPEGRPRSRPGNGPGLAALPYLRLRHPLGVLGINYQQFLRHYLEHYPIAPGRIQELEGRRRRFVEACRAREAAFDAEYQRNPQRMDFDILTFSITLTASEIINPLIEELGCDKFISRE from the coding sequence ATGTCCGAGCTGCCCGCGGACAAAGGTGTCCCGCCGGCGGGCGCAGTAAATGACAACGGCGACGTCCGGCAGGCGGAGGTAGGCGGCCGGAGGCCGGAGCCGGCCCCCGCGCAGCCTGTGGAGGCCAGGGACCGTCCGATGGCGGCGGCCGGAGAAGGTCCAATGGCTTCACCCGGGGAAGGTCCGGTGCCGGAGGCCAGGGAAGGTCCGATGGCGGCGTCCAGAGAAGGCCTGGGGGCAGCGGCCAGGGAAGCCCGGATGGCAGAGGTCGCCCGATTGTTGGCGGAGCCAGCGGAGGAAGAGGGTCCCGAGGGCAGACCCCGGTCCAGGCCCGGGAACGGCCCAGGCCTTGCTGCGTTGCCATATCTCCGCCTCCGTCACCCACTTGGCGTTTTAGGAATTAATTACCAGCAGTTCCTCCGCCACTATCTGGAACACTACCCGATTGCTCCTGGCCGAATCCAGGAGCTTGAAGGACGCCGCAGGAGATTTGTGGAAGCCTGCAGAGCCAGGGAAGCGGCGTTTGACGCCGAGTATCAGCGGAATCCTCAGAGGATGGATTTTGATATTTTAACATTTAGTATAACTCTGACTGCATCTGAAATTATCAATCCTCTGATAGAAGAACTTGGTTGTGATAAGTTTATCAGTAGAGAATAG